The following is a genomic window from Paenibacillus sp. FSL R5-0766.
GTTAATAGGAGCGTGTAATTATGAAGGTCTCCTTATTCATTACCTGCCTCAGCGATGCCATCTATCCCCGAGTGGGGGAAGCCATGGTCAGATTGCTCGCCGCTCATGGCGTTCGGCTGGATTTCCCGCCGGTGCAGACCTGCTGCGGTCAGCCTTCCTACAATAGCGGGTACTGGGATGAGACTCGGGTAGCAGCCAAAACGATTCTTGAAGCGTTTGACGACAGTGATTTTGTGGTATGCCCTTCGGGATCGTGTACGTATATGATTCATCATTATCCCGAGCTGTTCGCGGATGAACCAGTATGGTTGGAGAAGGCAAAACGATTGGAAGCCAAAGCCTATGAGTTTACTCAATTTCTCGTTAAAGTACTCGGGATAACCGATCTGGGCGCACATTTTCCGCACAAAGTAACCTATCATCCATCCTGTCATGGCAGCCGTCTGCTGGGTGTAAAGGATGAACCGATGGCGCTGCTCTCTCAGGTGAAAGGACTGGAATTGGTTCCACTCCCATTTGCTGAGGATTGTTGTGGGTTTGGGGGTACGTTTGCCATCAAAATGTCCGATATTTCAGGAGCGATGGTTACGGAAAAAGTCGATCATGTCAAAGAGACACAAGCCGAAGTACTGGTTGGGCTGGATATGGCCTGTCTGATGAATATCGCAGGTAATCTGCGTTATCGGAATGAACCGGTGCGTGTGATGCATCTGGCGGAACTACTGTATGAGGGGGTGCGAACAGGATGAGCCAACCGGGAGTTATGGATACGACGGTCAAAGAACGTGCCGGACTGGCCTTGAATGATGATTTTCTGCGTAAAGCGGTCAAATTCACGACAGAACGATTGCGTAACGGGAAGAAGTCTGCCTCAGAAGAACATGGAAACTGGGATGAATGGCGGGAGCGTGGACGTCAGATTCGTCTGCATACCATTGCGTATCTTGATTATTATCTGAATGAGTTTGTGAATAATGCTCGTGCGAACGGGGTTCATATTCATTTTGCAGATACATCGGTGGAAGCAGCGGCGATTGCGCTGGATATTGCGGCGCACAAGCAGGCTTCTACGGTGGTGAAGTCCAAATCGATGGTGTCGGAGGAAGTACATCTGAATCATGTGCTGGAGTCGGCTGGCATTGAAGCCATCGAGACCGATCTGGGTGAATACATCATTCAGCTGGCAGGCGAAGCTCCTTCTCATATTGTCATTCCAGCGATCCATAAGAACCGCTATCAGATCGCAGAGTTGTTATCGAAGGAAGCGGGCGAAATTCTGGAGCCGGACACAACGGTACTTGCCGGATTTGTTCGCAAAAAGCTGCGCGAGAAGTTCCTCGAAGCAGATATCGGCATGACCGGCTGCAATTTTGCGATTGCAGAGACAGGTTCCATGGTTTTGTTCGAAAATGAAGGCAACGCCCGTATGGTATCCACTGTTCCAAAAACGCAGATTACACTGATGGGCATGGAGCGGATCATCCCGTCGTGGACGGATCTGGAGGTCATGGCAACCTTGTTGCCACGCTCCGCAACAGGTCAGAAATTAACGATGTACATGTCAGGCATCACAGGTCCTCGCCGAACAGCGGATGCGGATGGACCGGATGAAATGCACATTATTATCGTGGACAACGGTCGATCCTTACAGCTCGGTGATCCTGAATTCCAGGAGTTGCTGAATTGTATTCGCTGTGGTGCTTGTCTGAATGCTTGCCCGGTATATCGTCATATTGGAGGTCATGCCTACGGTGGAACATACAGTGGTCCAATTGGCGCAGTACTGACACCTGCACTTAATGGCAACATTGATGAATGGAACGATATTGCGGGTGCTTCGAGTCTGTGCGGAGCCTGTTATGAAGCATGTCCAGTTAAAATTCCATTGCATGATATGCTCGTTTATCTACGCAGGCGTAAAGTGGAAGACGGTCATGGAAACAAAATGGAAAGCATGGGCATGAAGGGATTTGCCGCTGTTGTATCCAATTCCAAACGCTTCAGTGCGGCCATACGTCTCGGACAGATCGGGCAGAAGGCAGTTGTACGCAACAACGGCATTTCTCTCAAATTGGGTCCACTTAAAGGCTGGAACAAATATCGGGTTGCGCCAAGCCTCGCCAAGAAATCCTTCCGGCAACAATGGAACAAGCTGGATCAGGAACTGAACCAGGAGCAACCAGCCATGGATTCTTCCGTTCGCAGCCGTATGGAGCAGATTATTCGTGAACGAGAAGAAGGGGAGGGTACTAAGCATGGTCACTGAACATCAGCAATGGCTTGCACAATTGGAGAAGAAGTCCATGGAGAAACAGGAGCAGTTCATGAATGACATTGCTTCGAAATTGAGAAGACCAAGGCAACGACATGCGCCGACCCAACCCTTTCGGGGAGCACCCGACTTTTGGACTGAGCTGGAATGGGATGAAGAGAAGCGTATTCAAGCATTTACGGATAACTTTGTGAGTGTAGGCGCACACATCGCCCGGGTTCAGAACATGGAAGAAGTATCTCAATTTATTGCCAACAAGTCTCATGAACTGAGTGCCAGATATATCATTCGTCAGAATGAACAGGCGTTACAGGATCTCGGATTGGAAGAGCAGTTACCGGATGTACAGATCTCAGTCTGGAATAGTCAGGCGGATGAGAACTGGAAGGCTCGGGCAGCTGAGGCTGATATCGGTGTGGTCATGGCGGATTATGCAACAGCATACACAGGCTCGGTCACTGTACTTTCTTCACCGGAAAAAGGTCGTTCGGTCAGTCTCTTGCCTACGGTACTCATCATCATTATTCCAGTAGATCGACTGTACACCAGACTGGGTGAGACGCTGGATCGATTTGATGAAGCGGGGAGAGAGAATCTTCCGGCAGGCATCCACTTTATTTCCGGGCCAAGCCGCTCTTCCGATATTGAAAATGATTTAACCATTGGGGTACACGGACCAGGCATTGTATATGGTTTAATTATGGGTTAACGGTGTGTTGAGTGTGATGGCACTTGATGATTTTGATAACTGTCCGAGATGCAGTATTTCACTGCTAAGGACAGTTTTTTTATTTTGTCTACTATAGTTAAAAACTATTAAAATTATATTAATTATATATTTCACCTATTAATAATGGAGGTGTATAATCCATCTCAAGAGAGAATTCATATGAGTACAAAAGAGAAAGAGGAGGATGAATACAGATGAGTATATTTTCTTACCAAGTTCCGTTTATGGATGGACATAAGGGTGATTTTTCTGCTTATAAAGGAAAGGTTCTGCTTATTGTGAATACAGCAAGTCGGTGCAGCTACTCCCGGCAATTCAGTGAACTTCAGCAGATGTATGAGAAATATGGTGATCAGGGGCTGGAGATTCTGGCGTTCCCTTGTAATCAGTTTAACGACAAAGAACCTGGCAGTAGCGTTGAGATTGCCGAGTATTGCAGGAGTCAGTTTCAGATATCCTTTCCAATCTTGGAGAAGGTTGAGGTCGTTGGGCAATCGATGCATCCGTTGTTCCGTTACCTGATTGAAGAATCGCCGTTTCAAGGTTATGATCTGGACACAAAGGAAGGACAGTGGATGGACACTTTTGTGAAGGAGAAGCATCCAGAATTGTATCAAGGGGACGGGATCAAATGGAATTTTACCAAATTTCTGATTGACCGCAGTGGTAACGTCCATGGCCGTTATGAAACGACAGTTGCTCCATTAGAGATGGAGTTGGCTATTCAGAATCTATTAAAGAATTCATAAGTATACCTTAATCCCTGTCCTGAGGTCCTATGACTTTGGGACTGTTGAAGATTGGAACTGGAAATGTTAGGGTAAAAGAAGATAACGAAGTCATCCATTTTTTTTAATCAAAAATGACCAATATACCATTTCAGTCAGTTAGTTCTTTAAATGGTTTTATCGTTATCTGGATGAAATATGAAAATGTGCAAAAAATAACTTGAATCTGTTGATCTGAAGAGTAAGTGTAATCGCGTCTGTAAACCAAGTCATAATTTTTTAGTTGTAGAACTCTTAACTTGGAAAGAAGGAGTGAGTGTCATGCCACCAATTTCAGTGCCTCAACCAAAAACATTTGGCCCACTGGGCAATCTGCCGCAATTGAATTTTGAAGAGCCGGTGCAATCCTTGGTGAAACTTGCCGAAGAATATGGACCGATCTTTCGTATGGAGTACCCCGGGCGAAGTGAATTGTATATTTCAGGTCACGAACTGGTCGCCGAGGTAACAGATGAATCCAAATTCGACAAACGTGTGTGGGCCCCCCTTGCGAAGGTTCGTGCATTTGCAGGAGATGGACTATTTACGAGTTGGACCGAGGAGCCGAATTGGAAAAAAGCCCATAACGTACTGCTGCCAAGTTTCAGTCAACGTGCCATGCAGGGATATCACAACAAAAT
Proteins encoded in this region:
- a CDS encoding LutB/LldF family L-lactate oxidation iron-sulfur protein, with the protein product MSQPGVMDTTVKERAGLALNDDFLRKAVKFTTERLRNGKKSASEEHGNWDEWRERGRQIRLHTIAYLDYYLNEFVNNARANGVHIHFADTSVEAAAIALDIAAHKQASTVVKSKSMVSEEVHLNHVLESAGIEAIETDLGEYIIQLAGEAPSHIVIPAIHKNRYQIAELLSKEAGEILEPDTTVLAGFVRKKLREKFLEADIGMTGCNFAIAETGSMVLFENEGNARMVSTVPKTQITLMGMERIIPSWTDLEVMATLLPRSATGQKLTMYMSGITGPRRTADADGPDEMHIIIVDNGRSLQLGDPEFQELLNCIRCGACLNACPVYRHIGGHAYGGTYSGPIGAVLTPALNGNIDEWNDIAGASSLCGACYEACPVKIPLHDMLVYLRRRKVEDGHGNKMESMGMKGFAAVVSNSKRFSAAIRLGQIGQKAVVRNNGISLKLGPLKGWNKYRVAPSLAKKSFRQQWNKLDQELNQEQPAMDSSVRSRMEQIIREREEGEGTKHGH
- a CDS encoding LUD domain-containing protein, whose translation is MVTEHQQWLAQLEKKSMEKQEQFMNDIASKLRRPRQRHAPTQPFRGAPDFWTELEWDEEKRIQAFTDNFVSVGAHIARVQNMEEVSQFIANKSHELSARYIIRQNEQALQDLGLEEQLPDVQISVWNSQADENWKARAAEADIGVVMADYATAYTGSVTVLSSPEKGRSVSLLPTVLIIIIPVDRLYTRLGETLDRFDEAGRENLPAGIHFISGPSRSSDIENDLTIGVHGPGIVYGLIMG
- a CDS encoding glutathione peroxidase, translated to MSIFSYQVPFMDGHKGDFSAYKGKVLLIVNTASRCSYSRQFSELQQMYEKYGDQGLEILAFPCNQFNDKEPGSSVEIAEYCRSQFQISFPILEKVEVVGQSMHPLFRYLIEESPFQGYDLDTKEGQWMDTFVKEKHPELYQGDGIKWNFTKFLIDRSGNVHGRYETTVAPLEMELAIQNLLKNS
- a CDS encoding (Fe-S)-binding protein, translating into MKVSLFITCLSDAIYPRVGEAMVRLLAAHGVRLDFPPVQTCCGQPSYNSGYWDETRVAAKTILEAFDDSDFVVCPSGSCTYMIHHYPELFADEPVWLEKAKRLEAKAYEFTQFLVKVLGITDLGAHFPHKVTYHPSCHGSRLLGVKDEPMALLSQVKGLELVPLPFAEDCCGFGGTFAIKMSDISGAMVTEKVDHVKETQAEVLVGLDMACLMNIAGNLRYRNEPVRVMHLAELLYEGVRTG